The following proteins come from a genomic window of Nothobranchius furzeri strain GRZ-AD chromosome 1, NfurGRZ-RIMD1, whole genome shotgun sequence:
- the slc30a9 gene encoding proton-coupled zinc antiporter SLC30A9, mitochondrial, translating into MFLSLAHRPWHVFCRVSLQHKSSLPKRSFRFPQLRYGWQNGCVHSIWFSLPDSRVASLGLGKVQYYSSGNGKDGSPKSAPGDASRTEKRSGAAKVSSASTGGLSQGLTKAETIQVKVRAVLKKREYGAKYTQNNFITAVRAMNEFCLKPSDLEQLRKIRRRSPHDDTEAFTVFLRSDVEAKALDVWGSPEALARERNLRKEVEREYEENIFRNQQLLKEYKDFWGNTKPRSGKRTTFLQGPGKVVMVAICINGLNFFFKLLAWVYTGSASMFSEAIHSLADTCNQALLALGISQSVRNPDAVHPYGFSNMRYIASLISGVGIFMMGAGLSWYHGIMGLLHPEPIESLLWAYCILAGSLVSEGATLLVAINEIKKSAHQQRVSFYEYVMQSRDPSTNVVLLEDAAAVLGVIMAAGCMGLTSLTGNPYYDSLGSLGVGTLLGTVSAFLIYTNTEALLGRSIQAERVQKLTEILENDPAVRAIHDVKATDMGLSKVRFKAEVDFDGRVVTRSYLEKQDIDQILSDIQQVKTPEELENFMLKHGENIIDTLGAEVDRLEKELKQRNPEVRHVDLEIL; encoded by the exons ATGTTCCTCAGCCTGGCCCACAGACCATGGCATGTTTTCTGCAGAGTGTCCCTGCAGCACAAGTCGTCTCTGCCCAAGCGGTCTTTCAGGTTTCCGCAGCTACGCTACG GTTGGCAGAATGGATGCGTACATAGCATATGGTTCAGCCTTCCAGACTCCCGAGTCGCATCTTTGGGGCTGGGAAAGGTCCAGTACTATTCCTCTGGAAACGGTAAAGATGGTTCTCCAAAATCAGCACCAGGTGATGCATCCAGGACAGAAAAAAGGTCTGGTGCTGCCAAAGTTTCCTCTGCTTCAACAG GTGGCTTATCTCAAGGGCTGACAAAAGCGGAGACTATTCAAGTAAAAG TTCGAGCAGTCCTTAAGAAAAGGGAATATGGAGCCAAATATACTCAAAACAACTTCATCACCGCTGTCAGAGCCATGAATGAGTTTTGTCTCAAACCAAG TGATTTGGAACAGCTCCGTAAGATCAGAAGGCGCAGCCCTCACGATGACACAGAAGCTTTCACTGTGTTTTTACGGTCAGATGTGGAAGCCAA AGCTCTAGATGTTTGGGGGAGTCCTGAAGCTCTGGCTCGAGAGAGGAATCTCAGGAAAGAGGTGGAGAGAGAATATGAAGAGA ATATTTTCCGAAATCAGCAGCTGTTGAAGGAATACAAAGACTTCTGGGGAAACACTAAG CCACGATCAGGGAAGAGGACAACATTTCTGCAGGGTCCAGGGAAGGTGGTCATGGTAGCCATCTGCAT CAATGGGTTGAATTTCTTCTTCAAGCTTCTGGCGTGGGTCTACACCGGATCGGCCAGCATGTTCTCAGAAGCCATCCACTCCCTGGCCGACACCTGCAACCAGGCTCTGCTCGCTCTGGGAATCAGCCAGTCTGTCCGCAACCCGGACGCCGTTCACCC ATATGGTTTTTCCAATATGCGCTACATCGCCTCCCTCATCAGTGGAGTGGGCATCTTTATGATGGGAGCAGGCCTCTCTTGGTACCACGGCATCATGGGATTGCTGCACCCAGAGCCCATTGAATCTTTGTTATGG GCTTACTGTATTCTGGCGGGCTCTCTGGTGTCTGAAGGAG CCACCCTGCTGGTCGCAATTAATGAAATAAAGAAGAGCGCCCACCAGCAAAGGGTGTCGTTTTACGAGTATG TGATGCAGAGTCGAGATCCCAGTACCAATGTGGTTCTGCTGGAAGATGCTGCTGCCGTATTGGGAGTCATCATGGCTGCTGGCTGCATGGGGCTCACCTCACTCACAG GTAACCCATACTACGATAGTCTGGGCTCTCTCGGCGTGGGAACGTTGCTTGGCACCGTATCAGCCTTCCTCATCTACACCAACACTGAGGCACTGTTGGGACGCTCCATCCAGGCGGAGCGTGTCCAGAAGCTTACAGAGATCCTAGAGAACGACCCTGCTGTGAG GGCCATCCATGACGTGAAGGCCACTGACATGGGACTGAGTAAGGTGCGTTTCAAGGCTGAGGTGGACTTTGACGGACGGGTGGTGACTCGCTCTTACTTAGAAAAACAAGACATTGACCAAATCCTCAGT
- the gsr gene encoding glutathione reductase, mitochondrial isoform X3 produces MWNAAVHAEYMHDHSDYGFSVENFKFNWETLKAKRDAYVSRLNQIYRNNLDRAKVQFIQGYARFTDDPQPTVEVNGKRYTAPHILIATGGQPSVLSEDEVPGANLGITSDGFFQLKTLPKRTVIVGAGYIAVEMAGILSTLGSKTSLIIRQTGVLRNFDAFISANCTKELQNNGIDLWKNSQVKRVSKTDRGLEVTIVSKDPEKKIDEEKISTIEEVDCLLWAIGRIPNTSGMNISNVGVDIDERGHITVDEFQNTSRPGVYAVGDVCGKALLTPVAIAAGRKLAHRLFEDKKDSKLDYSSIPTVVFSHPPIGTVGLTEEEALKINGKENVKVYKTSFTPMYHAITSRKSPCIMKLVCVGKEEKVVGLHMQGIGCDEMLQGFAVAIKMGATKADFDNTVAIHPTSSEEFVTMR; encoded by the exons ATGTGGAATGCAGCGGTTCATGCAGAATACATGCATGATCACAGTGATTACGGCTTCAGCGTCGAAAATTTTAAATTCAACTGGGA AACGCTTAAAGCCAAAAGGGATGCATATGTTTCTCGTCTCAATCAAATTTATCGCAACAACCTCGACAGG GCTAAAGTCCAATTCATTCAAGGTTATGCCAGGTTTACAGATGACCCTCAGCCCACTGTGGAGGTCAATGGTAAAAGGTATACAGCGCCTCACATCCTCATAGCCACAGGAGGGCAGCCTTCTGTTCTGAGTGAGGATGAAGTTCCAG gGGCAAATCTAGGCATTACAAGTGATGGCTTTTTTCAGCTTAAAACCCTTCCAAA GCGCACTGTGATTGTGGGGGCTGGTTATATAGCTGTAGAAATGGCTGGCATTCTTTCCACCCTTGGGTCCAAAACGTCCCTCATTATTCGACAGACTGGA gttttgaGAAACTTTGATGCATTTATTAGTGCAAACTGCACAAAAGAGCTGCAAAACAACGGCATTGATCTGTGGAAGAATTCTCAGGTAAAGCGTGTGAGTAAGACAGACAGAGGCCTGGAAGTCACCATTGTTTCTAAAGATCCAGAGAAAAAGATTGACGAGGAGAAAATCAGCACTATCGAGGAAGTGGACTGCCTTCTGTGGGCCATCGGCAGGATACCCAACACGTCTGGAATGAACATCAGCAACGTG GGTGTGGATATCGATGAAAGAGGCCATATAACAGTGGATGAATTCCAGAATACCAGTCGACCAGGAGTCTACGCTGTAGGGGACGTTTGTGGCAAAGCACTTCTTACACCTG TTGCCATTGCTGCAGGCAGAAAGCTGGCTCACAGGCTGTTTGAAGACAAGAAGGACTCAAAGTTGGACTATTCTAGCATCCCAACAGTGGTGTTCAGCCATCCACCCATCGGCACAGTGGGCCTAACAGAGG AGGAAGCCCTCAAAATCAATGGAAAGGAGAATGTGAAAGTCTACAAAACGTCTTTCACACCAATGTATCACGCCATCACAAGCAGGAAGAGTCCTTGCATTATGAAGCTGGTGTGCGTGGGCAAAGAGGAAAAA GTGGTGGGTTTGCACATGCAGGGCATCGGCTGTGATGAGATGCTGCAGGGATTTGCTGTGGCCATAAAAATGGGTGCGACCAAAGCAGACTTTGACAACACCGTTGCCATTCACCCAACCTCGTCTGAAGAGTTTGTTACGATGCGTTGA
- the gsr gene encoding glutathione reductase, mitochondrial isoform X2 codes for MGICRVLSPVFLLRHGVIRRSMASHSPDTTRFDFLVVGGGSGGLAGARRAAELGANAAVIESHKLGGTCVNVGCVPKKVMWNAAVHAEYMHDHSDYGFSVENFKFNWETLKAKRDAYVSRLNQIYRNNLDRAKVQFIQGYARFTDDPQPTVEVNGKRYTAPHILIATGGQPSVLSEDEVPGANLGITSDGFFQLKTLPKRTVIVGAGYIAVEMAGILSTLGSKTSLIIRQTGVLRNFDAFISANCTKELQNNGIDLWKNSQVKRVSKTDRGLEVTIVSKDPEKKIDEEKISTIEEVDCLLWAIGRIPNTSGMNISNVGVDIDERGHITVDEFQNTSRPGVYAVGDVCGKALLTPVAIAAGRKLAHRLFEDKKDSKLDYSSIPTVVFSHPPIGTVGLTEEEALKINGKENVKVYKTSFTPMYHAITSRKSPCIMKLVCVGKEEKVVGLHMQGIGCDEMLQGFAVAIKMGATKADFDNTVAIHPTSSEEFVTMR; via the exons ATGGGAATCTGCAGAGTGCTCTCTCCGGTGTTTTTACTTAG ACACGGAGTTATCCGCCGCAGCATGGCTTCACACAGCCCGGACACAACCCGCTTCGACTTTCTGGTGGTTGGCGGTGGGTCTGGAGGTCTGGCCGGGGCACGGCGGGCGGCGGAGCTGGGAGCAAACGCTGCCGTGATCGAGAGCCACAAACTCGGAGGTACCTgc GTTAATGTTGGATGTGTGCCTAAGAAG GTCATGTGGAATGCAGCGGTTCATGCAGAATACATGCATGATCACAGTGATTACGGCTTCAGCGTCGAAAATTTTAAATTCAACTGGGA AACGCTTAAAGCCAAAAGGGATGCATATGTTTCTCGTCTCAATCAAATTTATCGCAACAACCTCGACAGG GCTAAAGTCCAATTCATTCAAGGTTATGCCAGGTTTACAGATGACCCTCAGCCCACTGTGGAGGTCAATGGTAAAAGGTATACAGCGCCTCACATCCTCATAGCCACAGGAGGGCAGCCTTCTGTTCTGAGTGAGGATGAAGTTCCAG gGGCAAATCTAGGCATTACAAGTGATGGCTTTTTTCAGCTTAAAACCCTTCCAAA GCGCACTGTGATTGTGGGGGCTGGTTATATAGCTGTAGAAATGGCTGGCATTCTTTCCACCCTTGGGTCCAAAACGTCCCTCATTATTCGACAGACTGGA gttttgaGAAACTTTGATGCATTTATTAGTGCAAACTGCACAAAAGAGCTGCAAAACAACGGCATTGATCTGTGGAAGAATTCTCAGGTAAAGCGTGTGAGTAAGACAGACAGAGGCCTGGAAGTCACCATTGTTTCTAAAGATCCAGAGAAAAAGATTGACGAGGAGAAAATCAGCACTATCGAGGAAGTGGACTGCCTTCTGTGGGCCATCGGCAGGATACCCAACACGTCTGGAATGAACATCAGCAACGTG GGTGTGGATATCGATGAAAGAGGCCATATAACAGTGGATGAATTCCAGAATACCAGTCGACCAGGAGTCTACGCTGTAGGGGACGTTTGTGGCAAAGCACTTCTTACACCTG TTGCCATTGCTGCAGGCAGAAAGCTGGCTCACAGGCTGTTTGAAGACAAGAAGGACTCAAAGTTGGACTATTCTAGCATCCCAACAGTGGTGTTCAGCCATCCACCCATCGGCACAGTGGGCCTAACAGAGG AGGAAGCCCTCAAAATCAATGGAAAGGAGAATGTGAAAGTCTACAAAACGTCTTTCACACCAATGTATCACGCCATCACAAGCAGGAAGAGTCCTTGCATTATGAAGCTGGTGTGCGTGGGCAAAGAGGAAAAA GTGGTGGGTTTGCACATGCAGGGCATCGGCTGTGATGAGATGCTGCAGGGATTTGCTGTGGCCATAAAAATGGGTGCGACCAAAGCAGACTTTGACAACACCGTTGCCATTCACCCAACCTCGTCTGAAGAGTTTGTTACGATGCGTTGA
- the gsr gene encoding glutathione reductase, mitochondrial isoform X1: MAALVQLTKAPSWPTLLKPILSFFRRHGVIRRSMASHSPDTTRFDFLVVGGGSGGLAGARRAAELGANAAVIESHKLGGTCVNVGCVPKKVMWNAAVHAEYMHDHSDYGFSVENFKFNWETLKAKRDAYVSRLNQIYRNNLDRAKVQFIQGYARFTDDPQPTVEVNGKRYTAPHILIATGGQPSVLSEDEVPGANLGITSDGFFQLKTLPKRTVIVGAGYIAVEMAGILSTLGSKTSLIIRQTGVLRNFDAFISANCTKELQNNGIDLWKNSQVKRVSKTDRGLEVTIVSKDPEKKIDEEKISTIEEVDCLLWAIGRIPNTSGMNISNVGVDIDERGHITVDEFQNTSRPGVYAVGDVCGKALLTPVAIAAGRKLAHRLFEDKKDSKLDYSSIPTVVFSHPPIGTVGLTEEEALKINGKENVKVYKTSFTPMYHAITSRKSPCIMKLVCVGKEEKVVGLHMQGIGCDEMLQGFAVAIKMGATKADFDNTVAIHPTSSEEFVTMR; the protein is encoded by the exons ATGGCAGCACTCGTCCAGCTAACGAAAGCTCCAAGTTGGCCAACCCTTCTAAAGCCAATTTTGTCGTTCTTCCGCAGACACGGAGTTATCCGCCGCAGCATGGCTTCACACAGCCCGGACACAACCCGCTTCGACTTTCTGGTGGTTGGCGGTGGGTCTGGAGGTCTGGCCGGGGCACGGCGGGCGGCGGAGCTGGGAGCAAACGCTGCCGTGATCGAGAGCCACAAACTCGGAGGTACCTgc GTTAATGTTGGATGTGTGCCTAAGAAG GTCATGTGGAATGCAGCGGTTCATGCAGAATACATGCATGATCACAGTGATTACGGCTTCAGCGTCGAAAATTTTAAATTCAACTGGGA AACGCTTAAAGCCAAAAGGGATGCATATGTTTCTCGTCTCAATCAAATTTATCGCAACAACCTCGACAGG GCTAAAGTCCAATTCATTCAAGGTTATGCCAGGTTTACAGATGACCCTCAGCCCACTGTGGAGGTCAATGGTAAAAGGTATACAGCGCCTCACATCCTCATAGCCACAGGAGGGCAGCCTTCTGTTCTGAGTGAGGATGAAGTTCCAG gGGCAAATCTAGGCATTACAAGTGATGGCTTTTTTCAGCTTAAAACCCTTCCAAA GCGCACTGTGATTGTGGGGGCTGGTTATATAGCTGTAGAAATGGCTGGCATTCTTTCCACCCTTGGGTCCAAAACGTCCCTCATTATTCGACAGACTGGA gttttgaGAAACTTTGATGCATTTATTAGTGCAAACTGCACAAAAGAGCTGCAAAACAACGGCATTGATCTGTGGAAGAATTCTCAGGTAAAGCGTGTGAGTAAGACAGACAGAGGCCTGGAAGTCACCATTGTTTCTAAAGATCCAGAGAAAAAGATTGACGAGGAGAAAATCAGCACTATCGAGGAAGTGGACTGCCTTCTGTGGGCCATCGGCAGGATACCCAACACGTCTGGAATGAACATCAGCAACGTG GGTGTGGATATCGATGAAAGAGGCCATATAACAGTGGATGAATTCCAGAATACCAGTCGACCAGGAGTCTACGCTGTAGGGGACGTTTGTGGCAAAGCACTTCTTACACCTG TTGCCATTGCTGCAGGCAGAAAGCTGGCTCACAGGCTGTTTGAAGACAAGAAGGACTCAAAGTTGGACTATTCTAGCATCCCAACAGTGGTGTTCAGCCATCCACCCATCGGCACAGTGGGCCTAACAGAGG AGGAAGCCCTCAAAATCAATGGAAAGGAGAATGTGAAAGTCTACAAAACGTCTTTCACACCAATGTATCACGCCATCACAAGCAGGAAGAGTCCTTGCATTATGAAGCTGGTGTGCGTGGGCAAAGAGGAAAAA GTGGTGGGTTTGCACATGCAGGGCATCGGCTGTGATGAGATGCTGCAGGGATTTGCTGTGGCCATAAAAATGGGTGCGACCAAAGCAGACTTTGACAACACCGTTGCCATTCACCCAACCTCGTCTGAAGAGTTTGTTACGATGCGTTGA